A stretch of DNA from Microlunatus capsulatus:
CGCCGCGCGGGGGTGGGGCTAGTGGCCGCAGCCGGCGTGGCCGCCGCCTTCGCCGCCGGCGTCTGGTCCGCCGGGCCGCGCGACGAACCACCCGTGATCGCCGTCGACCTGCGGCTCGACGCCCCGGGCCTGACGGCCGACGCCGGGCTGGTCCGGCACACCTGGGGGACCGAGCTGAAGCTCGAGGCGACCGGCCTCGCGGCCGGTCAGAGCTACGCCGTCACCTTCGTCACCGACGACGGCTCGCAGGTCAGCGCCGGGAGCTTCCTGGGCACCGGGGCCGACGCGGTGCGGTGCAGCGTCAACGCGGCCGTGCCCGTCGACCAGACGCGTCAGCTGCGGGTCACCGACGCGCAGGGCGCTCTGGTGATGGACGCCGACCTGGGCTGAGCGCTCAGGCGATCCAGCGGGAGAACCACACGTCGTCGACGAGGCGACCGTCGACGAGGGCGAACTCGTCGCGGAACCGGGCCTCCTCGACGAAGCCGGCCCGCTCGTAGAGGTCGATGGCCGTCGCGTTCGTGGACAGCGCGCGGACCTCGACCTTGCGGGCGCCGCGGACGCGCGCCTCCTCGACGGCGGCGGCGAGCAGCTTCGCGCCGATGCCCTGGCCGCGGGCCGCAGGTGACACCAGCAGCCCGAGCAGCCGGATGACGTGGGCGTTGCTGGGCACGGGGAACTGCCGGTCGAGGTCGACGTGGCCGAGGATCACCCCCTCGGGCTCCTCGACGGCGACCAGCACGTCGTGCGGCTGGCGGTGCGGACCGAAGAAGGCCTCGTCGACGGCCATCCGGGGACGGGCCCGCACCTCGAGCGCCCAGGCGGCGTTCTCCAGGGTCGCGAGCGCTCGTTCGTTCTCCGGGGCGGCCGGATGCACCTCGATCCACGGCATCGGACGACCGTAGCAGCCGGGCGCCGGACCCGGTCGGGAGGTTTACTTGATAATTCAAGTCAGCGCTCCTAGGATGAGTTGCAGCATCAAGCGATGCTCCCTGCGACCGAGAGCCGACCCATGACCTCCCTGTTCGAGCGCGGCGTCCCCGCCGGCGCCTACGACGCCTTCCTCCCCGGCGCGGTGGCGGCCAGCCGTCGGCAGCCGCTCTGGCAGCCCGAGGACGGCCCGCTGCCGTCGCTGTTCCTGAGCCACGGCGCCCCGCCGCTGCTGGACGACGCGGAGTGGATGGACAAGCTGCTGGCCTGGTCGCTCTCGATGCCCAAGCCGCGGGCCGTCCTCATCGTCAGCGCGCACTGGGAGTCGGCCCCGCTGTCGCTGTCCTCCAGCGCCGCCGCCGCCCCGCTCGTCTACGACTTCGGCGGCTTCCACCCGCGCTACTCGGCGCTGACCTACCCGACGCCGGACGCCTCCGCGCTCGCCGCCCGGGTGCACGCGGTGATGGGCGACACCACCACGGTGCACGAGCACGCCCGCCGCGGCCTCGACCACGGGGCCTGGGTGCCGCTCATGGTCATGTACCCGGTGGCCGACGTGCCCGTCCTGCAGCTGAGCCTGCCCACCGAGGACCCGGGCGACCTGCTCGCCCTCGGCGCCCGCCTCCGCTCGCTGCGGGAGGAGGGCGTGCTGGTGATCGGCTCGGGCTTCACCACGCACGGGCTGCCCTTCCTCACCCGGGCCAACGCCGCCGGCGAGGTGCCGGCCTGGTCCTCCGACTT
This window harbors:
- a CDS encoding GNAT family N-acetyltransferase, which translates into the protein MPWIEVHPAAPENERALATLENAAWALEVRARPRMAVDEAFFGPHRQPHDVLVAVEEPEGVILGHVDLDRQFPVPSNAHVIRLLGLLVSPAARGQGIGAKLLAAAVEEARVRGARKVEVRALSTNATAIDLYERAGFVEEARFRDEFALVDGRLVDDVWFSRWIA
- a CDS encoding zf-HC2 domain-containing protein; protein product: MTDHDELGRGPGDDAHTALRELLGAHVLGQLGPDDQARVDAHLAGCAGCRAEVAALAPVVAALQELDPTAADALDPPAGLEDEVLAAVGGRRRAGARRARLRRAGVGLVAAAGVAAAFAAGVWSAGPRDEPPVIAVDLRLDAPGLTADAGLVRHTWGTELKLEATGLAAGQSYAVTFVTDDGSQVSAGSFLGTGADAVRCSVNAAVPVDQTRQLRVTDAQGALVMDADLG
- a CDS encoding dioxygenase family protein, which translates into the protein MTSLFERGVPAGAYDAFLPGAVAASRRQPLWQPEDGPLPSLFLSHGAPPLLDDAEWMDKLLAWSLSMPKPRAVLIVSAHWESAPLSLSSSAAAAPLVYDFGGFHPRYSALTYPTPDASALAARVHAVMGDTTTVHEHARRGLDHGAWVPLMVMYPVADVPVLQLSLPTEDPGDLLALGARLRSLREEGVLVIGSGFTTHGLPFLTRANAAGEVPAWSSDFDQWAAELLAEGDVDGLAGFRDHAPGMPWCHPTVEHFIPMFVTFGAASAEPRTAVTTIDGYMMGLSRRSFQLG